The genomic segment CTCTTGCTCCCATCTGCACCCCACCCTACTTCTGTTCTCATCCCAACAGCCTGAGTGAAATCTTTTAAATGCACTTATGATCACAAAAACTGCCTTGAACACTTCAAGGACTACTATCTTGCCCATGTCTACATCTGCATGGTCATATCTTATTTCCATAGATTTTGCAGCTACAGCACCTTAACTATTCTTAGAATTCTTGAACATGCCGCACTGCCCCCCACTTCAGAGTCTTTGCTTATgctattccttctgcctggaaagtTCTCACTTTCACAGTCCTTCCCTTCACTAGACTTCTAGAATTTTTTCAGATGTCACCTGAAATATCACTTCCCCCAGAAATCCTTCCTGGTCATGTCCGCTGAGACCAGATAGATCCCTCTCCCATCGTCCCTAATAGAgctatttaattttctttcatagCAATTTAAAGTCATTTATTATGGAAAAAATGCTATTTAAATGACACGTAGCtataaatattataaagaatAACTAAAATTAATATATTATTTAATAGATTCTCTATCATCAAGGTAGAAGTCTCTCTGTTGTGCTTACTATAGCATCCCTACTTGTGAGCATATTCCTTGATAGTTGATGTGCAATACATACCTGCATTTACTGAGCTCCTAATTCTACTTAATAAAGTATTGCTTTAGCCCAGGTGTTAAGTCATAAAAAAAATCTCTCGGGACAAGGTAAGGCATTTTCAAATCATATAACCTACAGACAGCTAGAGAAAGTAAATCTGGAGTTcaggcaaaaaaccaaaaaccaactgccgtcgagttgatcccaactcatagctaccctataggacagagtagaactgcctgaaagagtttccaaggagcacccggtgggttcaaactgccaacctcttggttaacagccataggacttaaccactacgtcaccagggtttccaggcaagaACCAGCCTAAACAGAGTTTGGTATTTAGGAAGCACGTATTGGCCATAACACTATTATACACATAGGCTAGAAGAGATAGTGGCCTATTCTGGGGAGGAATAAAAAGGTCTGTCAATTTAAGGAAATCAGTTTGGGGGTGGACAATAAGAGGACAGAGTACCTTTTAACCACTCTTCAATGCAGGCTCTGAGGGCTATGAAAAACAGACTTGTAAGAGCAGAAGCAGCAAGCCCAGTGGCATAATGGAGGATTTCTTCGTTATTTCACCAGGCAGCCTAATGGGGAAGGAGGGGGTCAAGTCTAAAACAAAACTGTTAATTAAACTGGACATGAGAAGTTGAGTTTTGCCTGCAAGTAGTTGAACAGAATTACAAAAGGTCTCATATGGGTGTAAGTAATAAGAAGCAAGACTGCCCAGAGACAAGAGGCCTTGTGTTAATCTCCGGCGGTTCTAAAagcaaggaggaagaaaaaagattAAGCCTCCTTGTGGAGATCATGTGATGACTTCCTAATCCTAGCCAGCAGTAGTATTTCTATGGAGACGTCTCATCCTTTTCACCCACATGCTGCTCCTTCCACCTGAAAAGGCTGCTTTGATTCTCAAGAGAGTTGTATGGAGACAGTTGTATAACAAGACAAACTTTAGCAGAAAGGACAGGAAGTAGAGCAGGCTGATAATCCAGAATCACTGGGATAAGGATGGCCTTTCCCATAAGCCTGCTCCTGAGGGTCCACACTGAGGCTTATGTGAGGATTTTCACTTTCTCTGTCTGGTACCTTAACGTCAGGAGACCACCCAGTTTTAAGTACGGAGCAAGATAAGGGAGTCTCAGGGGGGTCAATTTTGATTTTACTACTCTCATGCATCTGATCACTCTTCAGCTCAAACAGAGATCACCTTAGCTCAAACCTAGTATAGTTTTCAAGGTCCTCCATGGATTGGTTTTTTAGGTTTGATTTCCTATgccctggtagttcagtggttaagagcttggctgctaaccaaaagattggcaatttgaattctaccagctgctccttggaaaccctatgagacagttctactccatcctacagggtcgctatgagtcagaattgactcaaccacaatgggtttggtttagttttttggcgGAAGCCTATCTGAATCCAATGTTCCAACTCAGCAGATGAAACAGCTCCCACCTCTGAATAGTTTCCCCTGCCTGATGTGTTGTCTGCATTCTCGCTGGTCTTTTCAGTGTATGCCAATGCTTTAAGCTTTTACTCAAGGTGTACTCCCTTGATTAAATGTGCATACTATTATCCAAAACTATGCAATCCTTTTCAATATCCTCAGTTCATAAAGATTCCCTTTCTCACTAAAAGTCTGAAGCACTTATTATCTAtactatttgtataaaaattagcATGAatagttaaaattatttttttatccatGCATTTCAATTTCTCTATTTCACTGTACATACCAAGAAAGAATGCCTGGATTAGgtgattaataaatatttgtttaataaatatattaatacTTAATCATTCAGCCACTAAATTGAGAACtttagtccctgggtagtgtaaacagttaagtgaTCCACCACTaatctaaagattggcagttcaaatccacccagtggtaccttggaagaaaggcctggctatctgtttctgaaaggtcatagccttgaaaacctagtgaagaagttctactctttaacacatggggtcaccatgagtcagaattgactcagtggcaactgtttttttgttgttgattattgttttttgtttttttaataatgatattacaaaaaaattttcaaataaattcCTAGTTTTCCAGCATTTATGAGTGAAATAAGGTAGCtacagaagtttaaaaaaaaagttttctttgaaatgttaacTAGCAAAAGTTTCCACAATAAAGTAGACCATGCAACTACCAAAGGGATCTACTTATTTAGGAATAATCAGAAAATGAGTGGCTAGGGAGCAGGCAAATAGCCAAATGCATCaagataatcagaaaaaaaaattagaatttttttctcataCTTTATATGAAATAAATAACCTATAAATGTAATCAGATATAAGAAATAATCTCTGGGCTATGAGAAAACCTTTTCTACAAAGTGGAGTTCTGCAAATATTGTGGCCTATTTATGGTCTCTGAAAAGCAACCACCTTATTCTTATATTTTGTAATATTTCCTGACCTTTCTTAATCAGAGCAGCTCTATTGCTGACATTGGTTCTCATTATCAAATTCAAATCATGATTAATTTGATAGTTAACTGACTTTACTTAAATTAAACATTATTCTTATtgctattattactattaatCTAATCACatgaattggagccctggtggtgcagtggttaagagctctgccagtaaccaaaaggctggcagtttaaatctaccagctgctccttggtaaccctatggagcagctctactctgtcccatagggttgttgtgagtcggaatcgactcaacagcaatggtgttttttttttttttaatcacatgaaTTAAACTATTAATGGTGAATAGTGTTTCTCACTTTAAAATAGGCCTGTCCCATTGGTGGGATAAATGCCAAATCCAAAGACAAATTAGTCATGTGCTTTTCAGAAGATGAAAGCTTAAGATAAAGACTGCAAGTGTTTGATGTTAGAAGTGGGAGTGGTATTATATAGGTCTTAGCCAAAACATGTGATAGTCAGTGTAGAGGTAGCTAGAAAGAGAAATTTGTGGCTCTAATTAACTAGCTCAGGCAGACTCtctgaggattggaggaagaatgcGCCTGGTTGTTTTGTACTGCCTGCTGTGGAGTTTTCATACTTCCGCCGGCCATTTCCCTCGAGCCTGTGTGTCTTCTAAGAGTATGATGGAGAAGGAATGCTGCCCTCcgtggagtggggatgggagtcCCTGTGGCCAGCTTTCAGGCAGGGGTTCCTGTCAGGACGTCCTTCTGTCCAATGCACCACTCGGGCCTCAATTCCCCTTCACAGGGGTGGATGACCGGGAGTCTTGGCCTTCTGTCTTTTATAACAGGACCTGCCAGTGCTCTGGCAACTTCATGGGATTTGACTGTGGAAATTGTAGGTTTGGCTTTTGGGGGCCAAACTGCACAGAGAGGCGACTGTTAGTAAGAAGAAACATCTTTGATTTGAGTGTCCCAGAGAAGAACAAATTCCTTGCCTACCTCACTTTAGCAAAACATACCACCAGTGCAGACTATGTTATCCCCACAGGCAcctatggccaaatgaacaatgGATCAAGACCCATGTTTAGAGACATCAACATCTATGACCTCTTTGTCTGGATGCATTATTATGTGTCCAGAGACACACTGCTCGGGGGATCTGAAATCTGGAGCGACATTGATTTTGCTCATGAAGCACCAGGCTTCCTGCCTTGGCATAGACTCTTCTTGCtgcagtgggaaaaagaaatccaGAGGCTGACAGGGGATGAGAACTTCACTATTCCGTACTGGGACTGGCGGGATGCAGAAGACTGTGACATTTGCACAGACGAGTACATGGGAGGGCACCACCCAGCAAACCCTAACCTACTCAGCCCAGCATCCTTCTTCTCTTCTTGGCAGGTAAGATGCAGTTGGAGTAGAAAGCTGATTGAATCATAGGCATACAACGTCAGAGCACACAGAGACCTTAGCAATCACTTCTTCAGGAAAGTCTTCATAAACCTCCCTTCTCCACCTCTCCTGCCCCATAGCATAGGGAAGATCTCCTACGAAGAGATCTCCAAGTACCTTCTATTTTTCCTTTATAGCACACTGTACAATTGTAGTCGCATGGATTATTTGTCTAATTTCTATCTCTTCTACTGGGTTTCAAAGCTCCAATGAGAAAAGTACTTGGTGTATCACGGTATCTTCCAGCACCTGGGATGTTGTCTGGCAAATGCTCATTATTTGTTgtgtgaatgaattaatgaatggatggatatctaaatgattgaataaataaatggtacAGGCCAGTGAAGgatccctagtggtgcagtggttaaagtgctcagctgctaaccaaaaggtcagaggttggaactcaccagccattccactGAAGAAAGATgcggctgtctgcttctgtaaagattacagccttggaaactcaatggtggcagtcctactctatcctatagagttgctatgagtcggaatctacttgaaggcagtggATTATAGGCCAGTGTTTGCAAAATTTTCTTTAAGATAAAATTCATAcggcataaaaattaaaaatacaaattcttgGCCCTATCCTAGACCATTGATCAGAGTCTACAGGAGGCAGTCTTGGGAAGGCATAATTTAATATGTTTCAAGAGCAATTAGAAAAATTTAGGAAacactgattaattttttttcctaatgtggATGAGTCCCAAGGCCCAAATAGGTAAATAATGAAGTAGCTAATATTCAGTGAGCActtactagttgc from the Loxodonta africana isolate mLoxAfr1 chromosome 7, mLoxAfr1.hap2, whole genome shotgun sequence genome contains:
- the TYR gene encoding tyrosinase, translating into MRLVVLYCLLWSFHTSAGHFPRACVSSKSMMEKECCPPWSGDGSPCGQLSGRGSCQDVLLSNAPLGPQFPFTGVDDRESWPSVFYNRTCQCSGNFMGFDCGNCRFGFWGPNCTERRLLVRRNIFDLSVPEKNKFLAYLTLAKHTTSADYVIPTGTYGQMNNGSRPMFRDINIYDLFVWMHYYVSRDTLLGGSEIWSDIDFAHEAPGFLPWHRLFLLQWEKEIQRLTGDENFTIPYWDWRDAEDCDICTDEYMGGHHPANPNLLSPASFFSSWQIVCSRMEEYNSRQALCDGTPEGPLLRNPGNHDKARTPRLPSSADVEFCLSLTQYESGSMNKAANFSFRNTLEGFASPLTGIADASQSSMHNALHIYMNGTMSQVQGSANDPIFLLHHAFVDSIFEQWLRRYHPLQEVYPEANAPIGHNRESYMVPFIPLYRNGDFFISSRELGYDYSYLRDSEPDSFQDYIKSYLEQASQIWQWLLGAAVVGAVLTAVLGRLASLLCRCRRKQLPEEKQPLLMEKDDYHSLLSQSHL